The Fusobacterium varium genome includes the window GGAGCTAACAGAGGTAGGGGTTTTAATCAATGAGAATGATCCATATATAGAGGAGTTTGGAACATTAGCACTTTTACACTATTTTTTAGCAACTAATAGTGAAAATGCAACTACTTGGTATTTTTTCTTCAATGTTTTAAAAAATATTGAATTTACAAAAGAGGAGTTAAAAACACAATTAAAAAACTATATCAATATTAAAGGTGGTGGAGAGGTATCAGAGAGAGTTTTAGAAGATGATTGTACATGTCTTTTAAATACCTATATACCTAGAATAAAAAGTTCTACAACAAAGGTAACCCCTGAAAACAATATAGATTGTCCTTTAGGAGAGCTAAACCTTATAGATATAGTTAATAAAAAGGAGAAGATATATAAGAAAGCTCCGATATTAATAGAAAATCTAAATCCTTTGATAGTACTAGCTATGATCTTATATGAGTACCCAAATAAAAAAGAGATTAAGATATCAGCTCTTCTATCTGAGGAGAGAGGGATTGGAAAACTATTTAATTTAGATATAATTAATCTTTTAAAACTTCTTTACTCTTTAGAGAGAAAAAATTATATCAAAGTTGTTAGAACTGCTGGACTTGATGTAATTAGAGTAACAAAAGATATGGATTATTTACAGTGTATAAGTGAGTACTATAATTCAATGAAAAATAATTAGGTGGAGAAATATAATGGGAAAGAATAATATAGAGACATTAAAAGAGTTTCAAACATCTATAAATATAGGTTTTGATCTCTATGATGATGAAAAAATAAGAAAGTTTATTCCTACAATATCTGGAATTAAGTTGCTAGAGGAGATATGGTTAAGCACAAATATATCTTCTACCCAAAGAGCTAGAATATTGGTAGGAGCTTATGGAAAGGGAAAATCACACTTAGTATTGGTGATCTTATCTCTGCTATTTAAGAAGAATAAAGATATTTTTGAAAACTTATTAACTAAGATAAAAGAGTATAACGAAGATCTTTATGATAGTGTTGTTGAGTATTTAGAAAGCGACAAAAAGATACTTCCAATAGTTATAAATAATAATGGAAATAGTTTAAAGCAAGATTTTCTATTTTCTCTAGAGGAGACTTTAAAAAAAGAGAGCTTAGATGAGTTAATGCCTGAAACAAACTTTTCATCTGTAATAGAAACTATTGAGATTTGGGAAAAAGAGTATCCAGAGACTTTTGGAAGATTAAAAGAGAAATTAGATATTCCAATAGATGAATTTATTGAGAGGGTAAGAAGTTTTGATTTAGAAAGTTATAAGCAATTTGAAAATATCTATCCTCAATTGACTTCTGGAAGTAGATTTAATCCATTTTTCAAAGCTAATATAGTTGAAACTTATGAAAAAGTTGCTATTGCTTTAAAAAACAAGGGATATTCTGGAATTTATGTTGTATATGATGAGTTTAGTAAATATTTAGAGGGAAATATTGAAACTACAAATATGGAAGATATAAAGCTACTTCAAGACTTTGCAGAGAAATGCAGTAGAAGTGGTAATCTACAACTTCATCTAATGCTAATAAGTCACAAGGAACTATCTAACTATCTTACAAAAAATATTACAAGAGAGATGATAGATGCTTGGCAAGGGGTGTCTGGAAGATTTTTAGAGGTAAATACCCAAAATGA containing:
- a CDS encoding DUF4007 family protein — its product is MEKMKFRGHETFFIRKGWLNKGIRNILKDPYVFMGKNPSDILGLGTNMVKSLRYWLQVVGLTREKMAGKKMQELTEVGVLINENDPYIEEFGTLALLHYFLATNSENATTWYFFFNVLKNIEFTKEELKTQLKNYINIKGGGEVSERVLEDDCTCLLNTYIPRIKSSTTKVTPENNIDCPLGELNLIDIVNKKEKIYKKAPILIENLNPLIVLAMILYEYPNKKEIKISALLSEERGIGKLFNLDIINLLKLLYSLERKNYIKVVRTAGLDVIRVTKDMDYLQCISEYYNSMKNN